The Hymenobacter sp. 5317J-9 genome has a window encoding:
- a CDS encoding DUF2490 domain-containing protein, with amino-acid sequence MVIGLGLVPGHAAAQIGAKAQGGKLTSWVALGVDKEIPERWTWVTDVGFGRHSDPTGDLNPVKRQGLFVVTQDFIYRMSPHWRTAVSAGYWRRNSYQEDEPYEASPTNAFRNELRPFQKLYYDTKFGKVFFTNTLRVDYRFYFTPDFGRWPTPFELRVRDMVNFKIPIDQSHRHWIILNDEVLTATDDYSAGTAKELGHQWSPYKFTENRASLYYRRSFAEHKLDWDIGIMYQRWRETQQTAFTTSYNLMMDFIIK; translated from the coding sequence TTGGTCATCGGCCTCGGGCTTGTGCCTGGCCACGCGGCCGCGCAGATTGGCGCCAAGGCCCAGGGCGGCAAGCTCACCAGTTGGGTGGCTTTGGGCGTTGATAAAGAGATTCCCGAGCGCTGGACCTGGGTGACGGACGTCGGTTTCGGCCGGCACAGCGACCCCACCGGCGACCTGAATCCGGTGAAGCGCCAGGGTCTGTTTGTGGTCACGCAGGATTTCATCTACCGCATGAGCCCGCACTGGCGCACAGCCGTTTCGGCGGGATATTGGCGGCGCAATTCCTATCAGGAGGACGAGCCTTACGAGGCCAGCCCCACCAATGCATTCCGCAACGAGTTGCGGCCGTTTCAAAAGCTCTATTACGACACGAAGTTTGGCAAGGTGTTCTTCACCAATACGCTGCGCGTTGACTACCGCTTTTACTTTACCCCCGATTTTGGCCGCTGGCCTACGCCGTTTGAATTGCGGGTGCGGGATATGGTGAATTTCAAAATCCCCATCGACCAAAGCCACCGCCACTGGATTATCCTCAACGACGAAGTGCTGACGGCTACCGACGACTACAGCGCCGGCACCGCCAAAGAGCTGGGGCACCAGTGGAGCCCATATAAATTCACGGAAAACCGTGCTTCCCTGTATTATCGCCGCAGCTTTGCCGAACATAAGCTGGATTGGGACATCGGCATCATGTACCAGCGTTGGCGCGAAACCCAGCAAACGGCCTTCACCACCAGTTACAACCTGATGATGGACTTCATCATCAAATAA
- the bshA gene encoding N-acetyl-alpha-D-glucosaminyl L-malate synthase BshA, translated as MNIGIVCYPTFGGSGVVATELGKALAQRGHRVHFITYSQPVRLDFFNENLFYHEVYVPAYPLFQFPPYELALTSKMVDIVQNEKLDVLHVHYAIPHASAAFMAKQILRSRGINIPVVTTLHGTDITLVGKDSSFEPVVTFSINQSDGVTSVSDDLRRETYEYFAVEKDITVIPNFIDLHRFKKQEKSHFRAAIAPEGEKLLIHTSNFRTVKRVEDVLRIFVGVREQIPAKLLLVGDGPDRNRMEKLARDLDVHRDLRFLGKLEAVEEVLSVGDLFLMPSENESFGLAALEAMACEVPVVSTNAGGIPELNVHGVTGMISDIGDVPDMVKNALYVLADENLPRFKAAARARAEEFAVENIVPRYEECYQRAIEAVSAAV; from the coding sequence ATGAACATCGGAATCGTCTGTTATCCCACCTTTGGCGGCTCGGGCGTGGTGGCCACGGAACTGGGCAAAGCCCTGGCCCAGCGCGGGCACCGCGTTCACTTCATCACCTACAGCCAGCCGGTGCGGCTCGACTTCTTCAACGAGAACCTCTTCTACCACGAGGTGTATGTGCCGGCCTACCCGCTGTTCCAGTTTCCGCCCTACGAGCTGGCCCTGACCAGCAAAATGGTTGATATTGTGCAGAATGAGAAGCTCGACGTGCTGCACGTGCACTACGCCATTCCGCACGCCTCGGCCGCCTTTATGGCCAAGCAGATTCTGCGCTCGCGCGGCATCAACATTCCGGTGGTGACCACCCTGCACGGCACCGATATCACGCTGGTGGGCAAAGATTCCAGCTTTGAGCCGGTGGTGACGTTCAGCATCAACCAGAGCGACGGCGTGACTTCCGTGTCGGATGACCTGCGGCGCGAGACCTACGAGTATTTCGCCGTAGAAAAGGACATCACCGTCATCCCCAACTTTATCGACCTGCACCGCTTCAAAAAGCAGGAAAAAAGCCATTTCCGGGCCGCCATCGCGCCCGAGGGCGAAAAGCTGCTCATCCACACCAGCAACTTCCGCACCGTGAAGCGGGTGGAAGACGTGCTGCGCATTTTTGTGGGCGTGCGGGAGCAGATTCCGGCCAAGCTGCTGCTGGTGGGCGACGGCCCCGACCGCAACCGCATGGAAAAGCTGGCCCGCGACCTCGACGTGCACCGTGACCTGCGTTTCCTGGGTAAGCTTGAAGCCGTGGAGGAGGTGCTCAGCGTGGGCGACCTGTTTCTGATGCCCTCCGAAAACGAAAGCTTTGGCCTCGCCGCCCTCGAAGCCATGGCCTGCGAAGTGCCCGTGGTGAGCACCAACGCCGGCGGCATTCCCGAGCTGAACGTGCACGGCGTAACGGGCATGATTAGCGACATCGGCGACGTGCCCGACATGGTAAAAAACGCCCTCTACGTGCTGGCTGACGAGAACCTGCCGCGTTTCAAAGCTGCCGCAAGAGCAAGAGCCGAGGAATTTGCCGTGGAGAACATTGTGCCGCGCTATGAGGAGTGCTACCAGCGCGCCATTGAGGCCGTGAGCGCGGCAGTGTAG
- a CDS encoding iron-sulfur cluster assembly accessory protein, protein MAAVATLAPISLTDRALVEVKNIIQEKNVPADYGLRIGVQGGGCSGMSYLLGFDKAKDADETYDLDGLKLIMDKKHAMYVLGMEVDFQDGLNARGFVFNNPQAKSTCGCGSSFSA, encoded by the coding sequence ATGGCTGCTGTTGCCACCCTCGCCCCCATTAGCCTCACCGACCGCGCCTTGGTCGAAGTGAAAAACATCATTCAGGAAAAGAACGTCCCGGCCGACTATGGCCTGCGCATTGGTGTGCAGGGCGGCGGCTGCTCGGGCATGAGCTACCTGCTGGGCTTCGACAAAGCCAAAGATGCCGACGAAACCTACGACCTCGACGGCCTCAAGCTCATCATGGATAAAAAGCACGCCATGTACGTGTTGGGTATGGAAGTCGACTTCCAGGACGGCCTCAACGCCCGCGGCTTCGTCTTCAACAACCCCCAGGCCAAGAGCACCTGCGGCTGCGGCTCGTCGTTCTCGGCGTAA